From Arachis stenosperma cultivar V10309 chromosome 2, arast.V10309.gnm1.PFL2, whole genome shotgun sequence, one genomic window encodes:
- the LOC130963648 gene encoding uncharacterized protein LOC130963648 — MTININIIQFKGQNGNVDNLIVDVAPSTEVYFRNNSGSLDIDSTKSLDECTSTPVESPANPMLDSGIKISGEQPFGSEYSENSESEHSLVGKTVGDINLPSPVLSMENHYSSSFNDSETVDTEEYTCELEALDDSNNNTAEDVPSFFEVSTMENLSVENQGDSAHSAGSCSINVDSLANLSLEEKVANFIQNGDLDPVEDGYDSQENKVNIGAEAAVDMPLGILPLEDNNSMAHNGSSLTSQHVVPSGTSNQLFGDEQMQHVDLTTNSDEDLDAEVSNVPNQSEINYLKFMLVVIVNLFYSLHLYMSWEFYPPPPQKKCLRIVVAQI; from the exons ATGACTatcaatataaatataatacaatTTAAAGGTCAGAATGGGAATGTGGACAATTTGATTGTTGATGTAGCGCCATCAACTGAAGTTTATTTCCGGAATAATTCTGGTAGTTTGGACATTGATTCGACTAAAAGTTTAGATGAATGTACTTCCACCCCTGTAGAATCCCCTGCAAATCCAATGTTGGATAGTGGCATAA AAATTTCTGGTGAACAACCATTTGGGTCAGAGTATTCTGAAAATTCGGAGAGTGAGCATAGTTTAGTGGGAAAAACAGTTGGAGACATAAACTTACCCTCCCCAGTTCTTTCCATGGAAAACCATTACAGTAGTTCATTTAATGATTCCGAGACTGTTGACACTGAAGAGTACACGTGTGAATTAGAAGCTTTAGATGACAGCAATAACAATACTGCTGAAGATGTTCCCTCATTCTTTGAAGTTTCCACTATGGAAAACCTATCTGTTGAGAACCAAGGTGATTCAGCTCATTCTGCTGGGAGCTGTTCCATAAATGTAGACTCTTTGGCCAACTTGTCTTTGGAGGAGAAGGTAGCAAATTTTATTCAGAATGGAGATTTAGATCCAGTTGAAG ATGGGTATGATTCCCAGGAAAATAAAGTGAATATTGGAGCAGAAGCTGCTGTTGATATGCCCCTAGGTATCCTTCCACTTGAAGACAATAATTCCATGGCACATAATGGGAGCTCATTGACATCCCAGCATGTTGTTCCATCTGGAACATCGAATCAGCTCTTTGG GGATGAGCAGATGCAGCATGTGGATCTAACTACAAATTCTGATGAAGATTTGGATGCTGAG GTTTCAAACGTGCCAAATCAAAGCGAGATAAACTATCTCAAGTTCATGCTGGTAGTAATTGTAAACTTGTTTTATAGTTTACATTTGTATATGTCTTGGGAGTTctatcccccccccccccaaaaaaaatgCTTAAGAATAGTCGTAGCTCAAATCTGA
- the LOC130960250 gene encoding ACT domain-containing protein ACR10-like isoform X1, with protein sequence MGILHDDVVIFREAEKEGDPTVITVNCPDKTGLGSDLCRIILFFGLSIVRGDVSTDGKWCYIVLWVVGKENTRWSLLKKRLIGACPSCSSASGISYYSSDFHPPKPPHVFLLKFSCYDRKGLLHDVTEALCELELVIKKVKVSTTPDGKVMDLFFITDTRELMHTEKRKEDTKEYLRGALKDAIIDIDIELVGPAADVCSPASSFLPATITDEKTIGNRTLIRSDEVTITMDNTLSPAHTLVQIMCQDHKGLIYDIMRTLKDYNIQICYGRFYVKERGKCDIDLFIITKGDGKKIVDPKKQHSLSSRLRTELLHPVRVGVHSRGPDTELLVANPVELSGKGRPLVFYDITLALNMLQICIFSAEIGRHVIGDREWEVYRILLDEGGEGLSLPRNKIEEGVWKMLMGWE encoded by the exons ATGGGAATATTGCATGATGATGTAGTGATATTCAGGGAGGCAGAGAAAGAAGGAGATCCAACAGTGATAACAGTGAACTGTCCTGACAAAACTGGTCTTGGTTCTGATCTGTGTCGAATCATACTCTTCTTTGGTCTTAGCATTGTAAGAGGAG ATGTGTCAACAGATGGGAAATGGTGTTACATAGTATTGTGGGTGGTTGGGAAAGAGAATACAAGATGGAGTTTGTTGAAGAAGAGGCTAATTGGGGCATGCCCTTCTTGTTCCTCAGCTTCTGGAATCTCTTATTACTCTTCTGATTTCCATCCACCTAAGCCTCCTCATGTCTTTCTTCTCAAGTTTAGTTGCTATGATCGCAAAGGCCTTTTACATG ATGTTACAGAGGCTCTATGTGAACTAGAGCTTGTCATAAAGAAAGTGAAGGTATCTACTACACCTGATGGCAAAGTCATGGATCTCTTTTTCATCACAGATACAag AGAACTTATGCATACcgaaaagagaaaggaagatACCAAAGAATATTTAAGAGGGGCATTGAAGGATGCCATCATTGATATAGACATTGAATTGGTAGGGCCGGCGGCGGATGTTTGCTCGCCAGCATCATCGTTTCTTCCGGCGACAATCACCGATGAAAAAACGATTGGAAACAGAACGCTAATACGGTCGGATGAAGTGACTATCACTATGGACAATACTCTTAGTCCTGCTCATACCCTTGTCCAAATCATGTGCCAAGATCACAAAGGTCTTATCTATGATATCATGAGAACTCTTAAGGACTACAACATTCAGATTTGTTATGGTAGATTCTATGTTAAAGAGAGAGGAAAATGTGACATTGATTTGTTCATCATCACAAAAGGAGATGGGAAGAAGATTGTAGATCCAAAGAAGCAGCATTCTTTGTCGTCCCGGCTTAGGACGGAGCTACTCCATCCGGTCAGAGTAGGCGTCCATAGCCGGGGACCCGACACGGAACTTCTCGTTGCCAATCCTGTCGAGTTGTCCGGCAAGGGACGTCCTCTCGTTTTCTACGACATTACTCTTGCTCTCAACATGCTTCAAATTTGCATTTTTTCG GCTGAAATCGGAAGACATGTGATCGGAGACCGggaatgggaggtatacagaatCTTACTTGATGAAGGAGGAGAAGGGTTATCTCTTCCGAGGAATAAGATTGAAGAAGGAGTTTGGAAAATGCTGATGGGTTGGGAGTGA
- the LOC130960439 gene encoding uncharacterized protein LOC130960439, whose protein sequence is MVCLACLLPLFLVPIVNILPLLFDFIMGKVYRLFGWEYRKPERAPAACPYKPAAKRDTAKVEADTEPAQVEPIKPASVDVKQD, encoded by the exons ATG GTTTGCTTGGCTTGTTTGTTGCCCCTGTTCCTCGTTCCCATCGTCAACATCCTCCCTCTCCTCTTCGATTTTATCATG GGGAAAGTCTATAGGCTTTTTGGTTGGGAGTATAGGAAACCAGAGAGGGCTCCTGCAGCATGTCCATACAAACCTGCAGCCAAGAGGGATACTGCTAAA GTTGAGGCAGATACTGAACCAGCTCAAGTAGAACCTATTAAACCTGCAAGTGTAGATGTCAAGCAGGATTAA
- the LOC130960250 gene encoding ACT domain-containing protein ACR10-like isoform X2, whose translation MGILHDDVVIFREAEKEGDPTVITVNCPDKTGLGSDLCRIILFFGLSIVRGDGKWCYIVLWVVGKENTRWSLLKKRLIGACPSCSSASGISYYSSDFHPPKPPHVFLLKFSCYDRKGLLHDVTEALCELELVIKKVKVSTTPDGKVMDLFFITDTRELMHTEKRKEDTKEYLRGALKDAIIDIDIELVGPAADVCSPASSFLPATITDEKTIGNRTLIRSDEVTITMDNTLSPAHTLVQIMCQDHKGLIYDIMRTLKDYNIQICYGRFYVKERGKCDIDLFIITKGDGKKIVDPKKQHSLSSRLRTELLHPVRVGVHSRGPDTELLVANPVELSGKGRPLVFYDITLALNMLQICIFSAEIGRHVIGDREWEVYRILLDEGGEGLSLPRNKIEEGVWKMLMGWE comes from the exons ATGGGAATATTGCATGATGATGTAGTGATATTCAGGGAGGCAGAGAAAGAAGGAGATCCAACAGTGATAACAGTGAACTGTCCTGACAAAACTGGTCTTGGTTCTGATCTGTGTCGAATCATACTCTTCTTTGGTCTTAGCATTGTAAGAGGAG ATGGGAAATGGTGTTACATAGTATTGTGGGTGGTTGGGAAAGAGAATACAAGATGGAGTTTGTTGAAGAAGAGGCTAATTGGGGCATGCCCTTCTTGTTCCTCAGCTTCTGGAATCTCTTATTACTCTTCTGATTTCCATCCACCTAAGCCTCCTCATGTCTTTCTTCTCAAGTTTAGTTGCTATGATCGCAAAGGCCTTTTACATG ATGTTACAGAGGCTCTATGTGAACTAGAGCTTGTCATAAAGAAAGTGAAGGTATCTACTACACCTGATGGCAAAGTCATGGATCTCTTTTTCATCACAGATACAag AGAACTTATGCATACcgaaaagagaaaggaagatACCAAAGAATATTTAAGAGGGGCATTGAAGGATGCCATCATTGATATAGACATTGAATTGGTAGGGCCGGCGGCGGATGTTTGCTCGCCAGCATCATCGTTTCTTCCGGCGACAATCACCGATGAAAAAACGATTGGAAACAGAACGCTAATACGGTCGGATGAAGTGACTATCACTATGGACAATACTCTTAGTCCTGCTCATACCCTTGTCCAAATCATGTGCCAAGATCACAAAGGTCTTATCTATGATATCATGAGAACTCTTAAGGACTACAACATTCAGATTTGTTATGGTAGATTCTATGTTAAAGAGAGAGGAAAATGTGACATTGATTTGTTCATCATCACAAAAGGAGATGGGAAGAAGATTGTAGATCCAAAGAAGCAGCATTCTTTGTCGTCCCGGCTTAGGACGGAGCTACTCCATCCGGTCAGAGTAGGCGTCCATAGCCGGGGACCCGACACGGAACTTCTCGTTGCCAATCCTGTCGAGTTGTCCGGCAAGGGACGTCCTCTCGTTTTCTACGACATTACTCTTGCTCTCAACATGCTTCAAATTTGCATTTTTTCG GCTGAAATCGGAAGACATGTGATCGGAGACCGggaatgggaggtatacagaatCTTACTTGATGAAGGAGGAGAAGGGTTATCTCTTCCGAGGAATAAGATTGAAGAAGGAGTTTGGAAAATGCTGATGGGTTGGGAGTGA
- the LOC130963664 gene encoding uncharacterized protein LOC130963664 produces MEEGLNGSIVIDHDEKDKTVISHEKDQGTMKQKTKRIATLDAFRGFTIVVMILVDDAGGAYPEIDHSPWNGCTLADFVMPFFLFIVGVAIALAFKRVPKVKYAVKKIFIRTLKLLFWGILLQGGYSHAPDDLSYGVDMKFIRWCGILQRIGLVYCVVALIETFTSNIRTTTLNPGHLSIFTAYRWQWFGGFVAFVIYMVTTFSLYVPNWSFVDYNEENPKRYTVICGMRGDLGAACNAVGYVDRQVWGINHLYSQPVWSRLKACTLSSPSEGHFRIDAPTWCRAPFEPEGLLSSISAILSGTIGIHYGHVLIHFKRHSERLKQWVSMGFVLLILGIILHLTHAIPINKQLYSFSYVCFTAGAAGIVFSALYILIDVWGFRTPFLFLEWIGMNAMLVFVMAAQSIFPGFVNGWYYKDQDNTLVNWIQEHVFNNVWHSERLGTLLYVIFAEITFWGMVAGIFHKLGIYWKL; encoded by the exons ATGGAAGAAGGTTTGAATGGCTCTATTGTTATTGATCATGATGAAAAGGACAAAACGGTCATTTCTCATGAGAAAGATCAAGGAACAATGAAACAGAAAACAAAGAGAATCGCAACACTTGATGCATTTAGAGGTTTCACTATCGTG GTGATGATATTGGTTGATGATGCTGGTGGGGCCTATCCAGAAATTGATCACTCTCCTTGGAATGGATGCACATTGGCTGATTTTGTTAtgcctttctttcttttcattgTTGGAGTTGCCATAGCTCTTGCATTCAAG AGAGTCCCTAAGGTTAAATATGCTGTGAAGAAGATATTCATTAGAACATTGAAACTTCTCTTCTGGGGTATACTTTTGCAAG GTGGATACTCTCATGCCCCTGATGATCTTTCATATGGGGTTGACATGAAATTTATTAGATGGTGTGGCATTCTTCAG AGAATAGGTCTTGTATACTGTGTTGTTGCTCTAATAGAGACATTTACCTCCAATATTAGAACAACCACCCTAAATCCTGGACATCTATCCATTTTTACTGCCTATAGATGGCAATG GTTTGGAGGATTTGTTGCATTTGTGATTTACATGGTCACAACATTCAGCCTCTATGTTCCAAATTGGAGTTTTGTGGACTATAATGAGGAAAACCCAAAGAGATATACA GTAATATGTGGCATGAGAGGAGACTTAGGAGCAGCATGCAATGCAGTTGGCTATGTGGATAGACAAGTTTGGGGGATTAACCATCTTTACTCTCAACCTGTTTGGTCACGCTTGAAG GCATGCACATTAAGTTCTCCAAGTGAGGGGCATTTTCGTATAGATGCTCCAACTTGGTGTCGTGCTCCCTTTGAACCTGAGGGCCTGTTGAG TTCCATATCAGCTATCCTGTCTGGCACCATTGGCATCCACTATGGTCATGTCTTGATTCACTTCAAG AGGCATTCAGAGAGGTTAAAGCAATGGGTCTCAATGGGGTTTGTGTTACTAATCCTTGGCATCATCCTTCATTTAACACATG CTATCCCAATCAACAAGCAACTATACAGCTTCAGCTATGTTTGTTTCACAGCTGGGGCAGCAGGAATTGTATTCTCTGCACTCTACATACTG ATTGATGTTTGGGGATTTAGAACGCCATTCTTGTTCTTGGAATGGATAGGAATGAATGCAATGCTTGTGTTTGTTATGGCTGCTCAGAGCATCTTCCCAGGCTTTGTTAATGGATGGTATTATAAGGATCAAGATAACACACT GGTAAATTGGATCCAAGAGCATGTGTTTAACAATGTTTGGCACTCAGAGAGATTGGGTACTCTATTATATGTCATCTTTGCTGAAATCACTTTCTGGGGTATGGTTGCTGGCATCTTCCACAAATTAGGAATATATTGGAAACTCTAG
- the LOC130961809 gene encoding 60S ribosomal protein L7-4 isoform X2: MGEEVKAIIPESVLKKQKREEEWALKKKEELNAAKKKRAESRKLIYSRAKQYAKEYQEQEKELIQLKREAKLKGGFYVDPEAKLLFIIRIRGINAMDPKSRKILQLLRLRQIFNGVFLKVNKATVNMLHRVEPYVTYGYPNLKSVKELIYKRGFGKLNKQRIALTDNSIIEKALGQHGIICIEDLIHEIITVGPHFKEANNFLWPFKLKAPLGGLKKKRNHYVEGGDAGNRENYINELIRRMN, encoded by the exons ATGGGTGAGGAGGTGAAAGCAATTATTCCCGAGTCTGTGCTTAAAAAGCAGAAGAGGGAGGAGGAATGGGCCttgaagaaaaaggaggagCTTAATGCTGCAAAGAAGAAGAGAGCAGAGAGCCGAAAGCTCATTTACAGCAGGGCAAAGCAATATGCAAAGGAATACCAGGAGCAG GAAAAGGAGCTGATCCAATTGAAGCGGGAAGCAAAGCTGAAAGGTGGATTCTATGTTGATCCAGAGGCTAAGCTCCTGTTTATCATCCGCATCCGTGG TATCAATGCCATGGATCCCAAGTCAAGAAAGATCTTGCAGTTGTTGAGGTTGAGACAG ATCTTCAATGGTGTGTTCTTAAAAGTCAACAAGGCCACAGTGAACATGCTTCACAGGGTTGAGCCATATGTGACCTATGG ATACCCAAATCTGAAAAGTGTAAAAGAGCTTATTTACAAGAGGGGCTTTGGTAAGTTGAACAAGCAGAGAATTGCCCTGACCGACAACTCAATCATTGAGAAG GCACTGGGCCAACATGGAATCATCTGCATTGAAGATCTTATCCATGAGATCATAACAGTTGGACCCCATTTCAAGGAAGCAAACAACTTCCTTTGGCCATTTAAGCTCAAGGCTCCATTGGGtggcttgaagaagaagaggaaccACTATGTTGAAGGAGGAGATGCCGGAAACAGGGAGAACTACATCAATGAGCTTATCAGGAGAATGAATTAG
- the LOC130961809 gene encoding 60S ribosomal protein L7-2 isoform X1 has protein sequence MAEMGEEVKAIIPESVLKKQKREEEWALKKKEELNAAKKKRAESRKLIYSRAKQYAKEYQEQEKELIQLKREAKLKGGFYVDPEAKLLFIIRIRGINAMDPKSRKILQLLRLRQIFNGVFLKVNKATVNMLHRVEPYVTYGYPNLKSVKELIYKRGFGKLNKQRIALTDNSIIEKALGQHGIICIEDLIHEIITVGPHFKEANNFLWPFKLKAPLGGLKKKRNHYVEGGDAGNRENYINELIRRMN, from the exons ATGGCAGAAATGGGTGAGGAGGTGAAAGCAATTATTCCCGAGTCTGTGCTTAAAAAGCAGAAGAGGGAGGAGGAATGGGCCttgaagaaaaaggaggagCTTAATGCTGCAAAGAAGAAGAGAGCAGAGAGCCGAAAGCTCATTTACAGCAGGGCAAAGCAATATGCAAAGGAATACCAGGAGCAG GAAAAGGAGCTGATCCAATTGAAGCGGGAAGCAAAGCTGAAAGGTGGATTCTATGTTGATCCAGAGGCTAAGCTCCTGTTTATCATCCGCATCCGTGG TATCAATGCCATGGATCCCAAGTCAAGAAAGATCTTGCAGTTGTTGAGGTTGAGACAG ATCTTCAATGGTGTGTTCTTAAAAGTCAACAAGGCCACAGTGAACATGCTTCACAGGGTTGAGCCATATGTGACCTATGG ATACCCAAATCTGAAAAGTGTAAAAGAGCTTATTTACAAGAGGGGCTTTGGTAAGTTGAACAAGCAGAGAATTGCCCTGACCGACAACTCAATCATTGAGAAG GCACTGGGCCAACATGGAATCATCTGCATTGAAGATCTTATCCATGAGATCATAACAGTTGGACCCCATTTCAAGGAAGCAAACAACTTCCTTTGGCCATTTAAGCTCAAGGCTCCATTGGGtggcttgaagaagaagaggaaccACTATGTTGAAGGAGGAGATGCCGGAAACAGGGAGAACTACATCAATGAGCTTATCAGGAGAATGAATTAG